A single genomic interval of Agromyces cerinus harbors:
- a CDS encoding DUF1294 domain-containing protein yields MRLDPNPPPRPRSTARPAARPARPDRDLSRPLPSSLSWAVLVVFAAALAVAVVAAWLPWWVPAWYAAASLVAFVAYGLDKRAAKRGGPRTSESTLLMTGFAGGWPGAVVAQQLFRHKTRKRSFRRAFWLTVVINVLVLAVFIGLLQAGLSMPELDYSGMLQ; encoded by the coding sequence ATGCGTCTCGACCCGAACCCGCCGCCGCGCCCTCGATCGACGGCCCGGCCGGCCGCTCGGCCGGCCCGCCCCGACCGCGATCTCTCGCGGCCGCTGCCATCGTCGCTCAGCTGGGCCGTGCTGGTGGTGTTCGCCGCTGCGCTCGCCGTCGCCGTCGTGGCCGCCTGGCTGCCCTGGTGGGTCCCGGCGTGGTACGCCGCGGCGAGTCTCGTCGCCTTCGTCGCCTACGGGCTCGACAAGCGGGCGGCGAAGCGCGGCGGGCCGCGCACCTCGGAGTCGACGCTGCTCATGACGGGGTTCGCCGGCGGCTGGCCGGGCGCGGTCGTCGCCCAGCAGCTCTTCCGCCACAAGACGCGCAAGCGCAGCTTCCGCCGTGCGTTCTGGCTCACCGTCGTGATCAACGTGCTCGTGCTCGCCGTGTTCATCGGGCTGCTGCAGGCGGGCCTGAGCATGCCCGAGCTCGACTACTCGGGAATGCTCCAGTAG
- a CDS encoding amidase domain-containing protein has protein sequence MPSTSKTPESRRRGLVLVGVVAVVLIAGGATLAWTAQQGAGEAAANGSADTLAGAAGAAGAAGAPGAGRPASDADTEVADFSAYSDGVAAQLSYAFEHWTDTESETYGYLDENDCVNFTSQTLLARGWIEDDEWWFDESGDAFSHADAWISSTAMRDYLETRPERATALTDDERAAVKVGDVVQFDWDDSGDRDHTGIVTSVETELDGSITILYAGHTDPTWDRSVDWAITVLHPGGVAYYWSIPE, from the coding sequence ATGCCGAGCACCTCCAAGACCCCTGAATCCCGCCGCCGCGGCCTCGTACTCGTCGGCGTCGTCGCCGTCGTGCTCATCGCGGGCGGGGCGACCCTCGCGTGGACGGCGCAGCAGGGAGCCGGCGAGGCCGCGGCGAACGGTTCCGCCGACACGTTGGCCGGTGCAGCCGGAGCGGCAGGAGCGGCAGGAGCGCCCGGCGCGGGCCGCCCGGCTTCCGACGCCGACACGGAGGTCGCCGACTTCTCGGCCTACTCCGACGGCGTCGCCGCCCAGCTCTCGTACGCGTTCGAGCACTGGACCGACACCGAGAGCGAGACCTACGGCTACCTCGACGAGAACGACTGCGTGAACTTCACGAGCCAGACCCTGCTCGCGCGCGGCTGGATCGAGGACGACGAGTGGTGGTTCGACGAGTCGGGCGACGCCTTCAGCCACGCCGATGCCTGGATCAGCTCGACGGCCATGCGCGACTACCTCGAGACGCGCCCCGAGCGGGCCACGGCGCTCACCGACGACGAGCGTGCCGCGGTCAAGGTCGGCGACGTCGTGCAGTTCGACTGGGACGACTCGGGCGACCGCGACCACACCGGCATCGTGACCTCGGTCGAGACGGAGCTCGACGGGTCGATCACGATCCTCTACGCGGGTCACACCGACCCGACGTGGGATCGCTCGGTCGACTGGGCGATCACCGTGCTGCACCCCGGCGGCGTCGCGTACTACTGGAGCATTCCCGAGTAG